The following proteins come from a genomic window of Montipora foliosa isolate CH-2021 chromosome 2, ASM3666993v2, whole genome shotgun sequence:
- the LOC137988041 gene encoding GRB10-interacting GYF protein 2-like has product MDDGFPEVKLHQCKGLRMTQRLHHPVLPSSPTLEQMFCRRMYNVVRRGAPTMSKPAKRQDGDKPAEKMMFWTERHDTILCREILIHNPFQNKKSSIQRGQVWKNIAERLVTVKEVRFKADLDQRAVRDRYNLLANKLRRKLKDEEKASGIETDMTELEAALEDLIEREDQSDAQYKENQEQNIKKKEDREVAEDMRAKSIERLGETQKRKGQDIQLSQMKKKKKRGSAGDAVVFLRERTEAMAAARKEEISMQLQQQESESKRHQEFLELMQQQQQEQHQQMHSMQAMLLQQQQQQSQLMMALLSKLQDK; this is encoded by the exons ATGGACGACGGCTTCCCGGAAGTGAAATTACACCAATGTAAGGGACTACGCATGACACAAAGGCTGCATCATCCCGTCCTGCCCTCGTCTCCGACGTTAGAACAGATGTTTTGCCGTCGTATGTACAAC GTAGTAAGACGAGGAGCTCCTACGATGTCGAAACCTGCTAAAAGGCAAGACGGTGATAAACCGGC TGAAAAGATGATGTTTTGGACAGAAAGGCATGACACAATTCTATGTCGGGAAATTTTGATCCATAATCccttccagaacaaaaagagttcAATTCAAAGGGGGCAAGTTTGGAAAAACATTGCTGAACgacttgtcactgtcaaggaaGTACGATTTAAGGCAGATCTGGACCAAAGAGCTGTCAGAGACCGCTACAACTTGCTGGCAAACAAGCTGCGAAGAAAGTTAAAAGACGAAGAGAAAGCATCTGGAATTGAGACAGATATGACAGAGTTAGAGGCTGCTCTGGAAGATCTCATCGAGAGGGAAGATCAATCAGATGCACAATataaagaaaatcaagaacaaaatataaagaaaaaggAGGATCGTGAAGTTGCAGAAGATATGCGAGCAAAATCAATAGAGAGACTGGGGGAGacccaaaaaagaaaaggacaagATATCCAGCTGAGCcaaatgaagaagaagaagaagagagggTCTGCAGGTGACGCAGTGGTGTTTTTGAGAGAAAGGACAGAGGCAATGGCTGCTGCTCGTAAAGAGGAGATTTCAATGCAACTGCAGCAGCAAGAATCTGAAAGCAAAAGGCACCAGGAATTTTTGGAATTGatgcagcaacaacagcaagaGCAGCATCAGCAAATGCATAGCATGCAAGCCATGCTGctgcaacaacagcagcagcaaaGTCAGTTGATGATGGCCCTTCTTTCCAAGTTACAGGACAAATGA
- the LOC137985088 gene encoding heat shock 70 kDa protein 12A-like isoform X2, whose protein sequence is MAQTSKYVAVVAIDFGTTYSGFAFSFNDKKGEGGIHMNREWGNEEGRSTLKTPTSILLRPNKEFDSFGYDADDKYVHFTRGEEKEYFYLKHFKMELHKSKELNRTTQLTAANGKKVDALVVFSLSLKFMKDEAVKIIRAGTGDESYSANDIQWVLTVPAIWRPAAKQFMREAAYKAGIASPESKEQLIIALEPEGGAIFCRERKMRDFADQTGDASVSDVLGRPGQRYVVMDIGGGTLDVTAHEILDDGNMKEIYQVTGGAYGGIYVDGKFEKLLENLFGIPNVKEYRKKFPAEWLRLMNDFEMKKRGRRAFDDKITRITLPRDFVQMISGPSASDLATCLAESCNLNDVEIYNNEFLCLEPKAMKSLFDPVVNGIIRHMRELLSKPALNNVSCLFMVGGFAESVILQEAVKKAFGSRCRVLVPNYAGIAVVQGATMFGQTHRTIVSSRVMATTYGFSVHHRFDPKTHDPEKKIVAEGNGNLLIASSPQRLVRLHLVGENISIFPTGFWHHAVSHLYSLSGSYFAGHL, encoded by the exons ATGGCCCAAACCTCAAAGTACGTGGCTGTGGTCGCTATTGACTTTGGAACAACCTATAGTGGCTTCGCATTTTCTTTTAATGACAAAAAAGGCGAAGGAGGAATTCACATGAACAGAGAATGGGGAAACGAAGAAGGACGCAGCACTCTAAAAACTCCCACATCAATTCTTCTTCGTCCCAATAAGGAGTTTGATTCTTTCGGATATGACGCTGATGACAAATATGTGCACTTTACCCGTGGGGAGGAAAAGGAGTACTTttacttaaaacattttaaaatggagCTCCACAAATCAAAG GAGTTGAACCGAACAACCCAACTGACAGCAGCTAATGGAAAAAAGGTTGACGCTCTGGTGGTGTTTTCTCTTTCACTAAAATTCATGAAAGATGAAGCAGTTAAAATCATTCGTGCCGGAACTGGAGATGAAAGCTACAGCGCCAACGACATTCAGTGGGTATTGACGGTGCCAGCAATATGGAGACCAGCGGCTAAACAATTCATGAGAGAGGCCGCCTACAAG GCTGGAATTGCTTCTCCGGAAAGCAAAGAACAGTTAATAATCGCCTTAGAACCTGAAGGAGGTGCAATCTTCTGTCGGGAGAGAAAAATGAGAGACTTTGCTGATCAAACAGGAGATGCTAGTGTGTCAGATGTCCTGGGTCGTCCTGGACAAAGATACGTGGTGATGGACATTGGAG GTGGAACACTGGATGTCACTGCTCATGAGATCCTGGACGACGGCAACATGAAAGAAATTTACCAAGTTACCGGGGGCGCTTACGGTGGAATCTACGTGGACGGAAAGTTCGAAAAGTTGCTTGAAAATCTGTTCGGGATTCCAAACGTCAAGGAATATCGCAAAAAGTTTCCTGCAGAGTGGCTTCGCCTGATGAATGATTTTGAAATGAAGAAAAGGGGAAGGCGAGCGTTTGATGATAAAATCACAAGAATTACCCTCCCACGCGATTTTGTTCAAATGATCTCCGGGCCCAGCGCCTCCGATTTGGCCACCTGCCTTGCAGAATCTTGCAACCTTAATGATGTGGAGATTTATAATAACGAGTTCCTCTGCCTGGAACCAAAAGCGATGAAGAGTCTGTTTGATCCTGTAGTTAATGGCATCATACGTCACATGAGAGAGTTGTTAAGCAAGCCTGCGCTTAACAACGTAAGCTGTTTATTTATGGTTGGTGGTTTTGCTGAGTCTGTCATCCTACAAGAAGCGGTTAAAAAGGCGTTCGGTTCAAGATGTAGGGTACTCGTCCCAAACTACGCTGGCATTGCAGTTGTTCAAGGGGCAACGATGTTTGGTCAGACACACCGAACTATTGTCAGTTCGAGAGTCATGGCCACAACTTATGGTTTTAGTGTACACCATCGCTTTGACCCCAAAACGCATGACCCTGAAAAGAAGATAGTAGCTGAAG GGAATGGAAATCTCCTAATCGCCTCTAGTCCCCAGAGGTTGGTGCGCCTGCACTTGGTTGGTGAAAACATTTCCATTTTCCCCACTGGGTTTTGGCATCACGCAGTCTCACACCTTTATAGCTTGAGTGGTAGTTATTTTGCTGGTCACCTTTAG
- the LOC137985088 gene encoding heat shock 70 kDa protein 12A-like isoform X1 → MAQTSKYVAVVAIDFGTTYSGFAFSFNDKKGEGGIHMNREWGNEEGRSTLKTPTSILLRPNKEFDSFGYDADDKYVHFTRGEEKEYFYLKHFKMELHKSKELNRTTQLTAANGKKVDALVVFSLSLKFMKDEAVKIIRAGTGDESYSANDIQWVLTVPAIWRPAAKQFMREAAYKAGIASPESKEQLIIALEPEGGAIFCRERKMRDFADQTGDASVSDVLGRPGQRYVVMDIGGGTLDVTAHEILDDGNMKEIYQVTGGAYGGIYVDGKFEKLLENLFGIPNVKEYRKKFPAEWLRLMNDFEMKKRGRRAFDDKITRITLPRDFVQMISGPSASDLATCLAESCNLNDVEIYNNEFLCLEPKAMKSLFDPVVNGIIRHMRELLSKPALNNVSCLFMVGGFAESVILQEAVKKAFGSRCRVLVPNYAGIAVVQGATMFGQTHRTIVSSRVMATTYGFSVHHRFDPKTHDPEKKIVAEGIAYWKDIFDLIVKENDVVKVGEKKRFTRIPIYSNQESVTFQFFTSTDPNVRYTTDSSVGPSIGKLVVDSPDTSKGTKRDIELCIFFGGTEIKVTGIDKTSGNATTVYLDFLTKS, encoded by the exons ATGGCCCAAACCTCAAAGTACGTGGCTGTGGTCGCTATTGACTTTGGAACAACCTATAGTGGCTTCGCATTTTCTTTTAATGACAAAAAAGGCGAAGGAGGAATTCACATGAACAGAGAATGGGGAAACGAAGAAGGACGCAGCACTCTAAAAACTCCCACATCAATTCTTCTTCGTCCCAATAAGGAGTTTGATTCTTTCGGATATGACGCTGATGACAAATATGTGCACTTTACCCGTGGGGAGGAAAAGGAGTACTTttacttaaaacattttaaaatggagCTCCACAAATCAAAG GAGTTGAACCGAACAACCCAACTGACAGCAGCTAATGGAAAAAAGGTTGACGCTCTGGTGGTGTTTTCTCTTTCACTAAAATTCATGAAAGATGAAGCAGTTAAAATCATTCGTGCCGGAACTGGAGATGAAAGCTACAGCGCCAACGACATTCAGTGGGTATTGACGGTGCCAGCAATATGGAGACCAGCGGCTAAACAATTCATGAGAGAGGCCGCCTACAAG GCTGGAATTGCTTCTCCGGAAAGCAAAGAACAGTTAATAATCGCCTTAGAACCTGAAGGAGGTGCAATCTTCTGTCGGGAGAGAAAAATGAGAGACTTTGCTGATCAAACAGGAGATGCTAGTGTGTCAGATGTCCTGGGTCGTCCTGGACAAAGATACGTGGTGATGGACATTGGAG GTGGAACACTGGATGTCACTGCTCATGAGATCCTGGACGACGGCAACATGAAAGAAATTTACCAAGTTACCGGGGGCGCTTACGGTGGAATCTACGTGGACGGAAAGTTCGAAAAGTTGCTTGAAAATCTGTTCGGGATTCCAAACGTCAAGGAATATCGCAAAAAGTTTCCTGCAGAGTGGCTTCGCCTGATGAATGATTTTGAAATGAAGAAAAGGGGAAGGCGAGCGTTTGATGATAAAATCACAAGAATTACCCTCCCACGCGATTTTGTTCAAATGATCTCCGGGCCCAGCGCCTCCGATTTGGCCACCTGCCTTGCAGAATCTTGCAACCTTAATGATGTGGAGATTTATAATAACGAGTTCCTCTGCCTGGAACCAAAAGCGATGAAGAGTCTGTTTGATCCTGTAGTTAATGGCATCATACGTCACATGAGAGAGTTGTTAAGCAAGCCTGCGCTTAACAACGTAAGCTGTTTATTTATGGTTGGTGGTTTTGCTGAGTCTGTCATCCTACAAGAAGCGGTTAAAAAGGCGTTCGGTTCAAGATGTAGGGTACTCGTCCCAAACTACGCTGGCATTGCAGTTGTTCAAGGGGCAACGATGTTTGGTCAGACACACCGAACTATTGTCAGTTCGAGAGTCATGGCCACAACTTATGGTTTTAGTGTACACCATCGCTTTGACCCCAAAACGCATGACCCTGAAAAGAAGATAGTAGCTGAAGGTATCGCTTATTGGAAAGATATATTTGATCTTATTGTCAAAGAAAATGATGTTGTTAAGGTTGGCGAGAAGAAGCGTTTCACACGGATACCAATATATAGTAATCAGGAAAGTGTAACTTTTCAGTTTTTCACCTCCACTGACCCAAATGTTAGGTACACAACAGATTCCTCGGTGGGGCCCTCCATAGGAAAGTTGGTCGTTGATTCACCCGACACCTCAAAAGGAACGAAGCGCGACATCGAATTATGCATTTTTTTCGGAGGAACGGAAATAAAAGTGACTGGAATTGATAAAACCAGCGGCAATGCTACGACTGTGTACCTAGACTTTTTAACTAAATCGTAA